The DNA region TCCTGCTCGTCCTCGATGATCAGGATGCGGGTCATGTGGGGCCTCTCGAAACTCGATGATGGGGTGTAGCGGCGCGGGCCGCCGGACTCAGGGGGGCGCGCTCCCCCGGCGGCGCGAGCGCCTTCCCGCTCAGGGAGCGATGGACGGATCGCAGGACTGCTCGGTCAGCACCAGCGGCGCGGCGACCAGCGGGGCGTTCGTCCCGGAGTTGACCACCTTGAGGTAGTTGCAGGAGCTGCCGAGGAAGCGCGAGGGGCTGCCCACCGCCATGGCCTCGATGACGAGCGCGTAGTCGCGCCCCACCGGCACGTCCACGTCGAGCGACTGGCTGCCGCCGCTCTGCATGGCCGCCAGGTCCACGGTGAAGCGCAGCGCCCGGCCCTCGTTGCCCCGGGCGTCCTCGAGGACGACCAGGTCCTCGCGCCGGACCTGCGAGTTGAGGCAGGTGGTCTGCAGCTCGGTGCAGCTGCGGCTCGAGCCGCGCGTGAGCACGGAGACCTGGAGCGCGTGCACCTCGTTGGCGACGGCGCTCGACATGACCACGTCCAGGCCGAAGCGGCCCGTGGGGCCGGAGGATTCGGGGCCGCAGGCGGCCAGCAGGGCGGCCAGGGGCAGCAGCTTGAGGGAGGAGGGGCTCATGGCTGGGAGGGGTCCACGCGGATGGTGATGGGGACGCGGCCCCGGTCCTCGGAGGAGGAGAGGGCCACCACGCCCGCGGTGCCGCCGATGGCCACCGCGCCCACGGCCACCCACAGCCAGGGGCTCTTGTACCAGGGGCGCCCGGAGGAGCCCTCCGCGTCCGCGACGGCCGCCTGTTGCAGCGGCAGCACCTGGAACATGAGGGGCTGGAACGAGTCACCGCGCCCGGCCAGCCGGCGCTGCGCCGCGTCCGCGACCTCGAAGTAGTACTCGACCTCGTAGGGCTCCGACTCGGCGGGCACGTCGTACGCGGGCACCACCGCGAGGAACCGCTCCTTGTCGTTGCGGTCCTTCACGAAGTCCACGGAGTTGTAGGCCTGGTCCCCGGCGCGTCGGTAGAACAGCCGCGCGCGGGCGCCCAGCGCCAGCTCCTGGATGGTGGCCACCACCTCCAGCGGCGCGCTGCCCCGGGCGTCGGGGATGGGGTCCACGTCCAGCGTGACGGGGCGCACCCGGCGGCTGCGGATGTCGTCCTTGATGCGGGCGTAGAGCGCGCGCAGCTTCGGCGGCGCGGTGCGCGGCAGCTCGTAGTCCGGCCGGGCCTGGAGCAGCTTCTCGTAGGCCTCGCGGGCCTGGTTCTCGTCGCCCAGGTACAGGGCGGTCAGGCCCAGCAGGCGGTAGAGCTCCACGAGCTGATCATCCGTGACGTCCGGCGCGTCGAGCCCGGCCTGGAGCGTGCGCCGGGCCTCCTCGAACTCGCCGTTGTCGATCTGCTCGCGGGCGCGGGTGATTTCGGGGCTCGCCGGCCCGAGCTGCGAGAGGGCGGGCGGCGGAAAGAGGGTGTGGGCCAGACCAGGGGGCGCCACAAGGCCCACCACCAGGAGGAGGGCCCCCAGCCGCGACGGCAAATCGTGCCTGTGCATCGAACCGACCCTATCAAAGCGTTGTCAGGAGGATCCACGAGCGCCGCGTCGTCGTCGGTGACGGCGCGGTGACATCTGCGTGGTGGCGTCGAACCCGGGCGTGTTGACGGTCGAGGGTCCTCCCTCTATGTTGCCCGCCCATTTTTGCCTGGAAGTCGCGTAAATGCTCGTAAAGGTTGAACAAATCCATGAGACGGGGCTGAAGCTGGACGAGCCCGTCGGTCTCGAGCTGCTGGGCGCCGCGCTGTCGGGGTCGGAGGGCGGCCAGGACACCGGTTTCCGGGCCGTGCGTCCGTCCCAGCTCAAGGCGTCGCTGCGCAAGGTGAGCGGCGGCGTATTGCTGGAGGGGCGCTTCACGGTGGACGTGACGAGTCCGTGCAAGCGCTGCCTCAAGGACGTGGAGCTGTCGGTGCCCGTGTCCTTCACCCTGAACCTGGTGCCCGAATCGCTGGTCCGCGGCGACGACTTCGACGACGCGGACGACGAGGGCTCCATGGAGAAGAAGGAGCGTCAGCAGGGCGAGTCCGGCGGCTCGTTCGAGCTGGGCGACGCGGACCAGGAGGTCTTCGACGGGAAGACCATCGACCTGGACCCCATCCTCCGGGAGCAGCTCCTGCTCGCGTTGCCGATGAACGCGGTCTGCAAGGACGACTGCAAGGGGCTGTGTCCCCAGTGCGGCATCAACCGCAACGAGGCGACGTGCCAGTGCGACACGAAGCCGGTGGACCCCCGGCTGGCGCCGCTGAAGAACATCAAGCTGAGCAATTGAGCCGGAAGAAGCGCCGGCCCCCAAAGGATGGGGGCCGGAAAAGGAAAGGGCCGCGACCTCCAGGAGAGGCGCGGCCCTTCGACCTTCATGACGCCCACCGGAGGCGGGCGTCAGCGAGGAGACTTCAGGCCTCGGCCTGGGGCAGCAGCTCGCGGCCCTTGTACTGCCCGCAGGAGGCGCAGGCGCGGTGCGGCATCACCGGCTCCTTGCAGTTCGGGCACTTGGTCACCTGCACGGCGGTGCGCAGGTTGTTGTTCGCCGCGCGGCGGCGGTCACGACGCATCTTGGAAGTACGCTTCTTGGGGACACCCACGGCTCACCTCTGTCTCACGCGCTGTGCCGGGGTCCCCGGCTCCCTGCGCAACATGTCGGTCCAACACCGATCCGGGGAGCGGTCGCGATCAACTCGCGTACTCCCTGTCCGGCTTGAAAGGCGGCGGACCCTAGCGGCTCGAAAGGCCCGAGTCAATGCGCGAGATCTCCCGATGTGGGCTCTCCCACCCATGGGCGCGCGCCGCCTCCACCCGGAGATACCCGAGCGGAGCCCGGGGGACAACGCCCGCCTTCCGCCCGCCATTCTCCGGAGGGCGCTTTCCGCCCGCGTCGCGATCATCCAGCCCCTCCCGGCGCGTGGCGCTTGGGGGCGTGCCTACCTGCGCGCACCCCGTGGGGGCGACCCCAGCCAGTCGTTGCCCCCCTGGGGGCTTCCTGGTGTGCTGCGCGCCGCCTGGCCTCCGGAGGGGCGGGCAGGGCCGGGGTATGACGCGCACACAGACGACGGGGCGACGGGGATGAGGCTGGTGTTGGACGCGATGGGGGGCGACCTCGCCCCGGACGCGCCGGTGGAGGGCGCCGTGCTCTTCGCCCGGGCCCACCCGGATCACGAGGTCATCCTCGTGGGGGACACGGTCCGGGTCGGCCCGCTGCTGGGCAGGGCCCGGCCCCCCGCCAACCTGCGGCTCCACCACGCCTCGGAGGTGGTGGAGATGGACGACCACGCCTCCACCGCCTTCCGGCGCAAGCGCGACTCGTCGCTGCGCGTGGGCTTCGAGCTGGTGCAGGACGGACAGGGCGACGCGCTGGTCTCCGCCGGCAACTCCGGCGCCGTCATGGCCGGAGCGCTGCTCACCCTGGGGCGCCTGCCGGGCGTGGAGCGGCCCGCCATCGCCACGCTCTTCCCCGCACTCAAGGGGGGAGGGCGGTGCCTGCTGCTGGACGCGGGGGCGAACGTGGACTGCAAGCCGTCGCACCTGGCCCAGTTCGCCGTGCTGGGCGAGGCCTACGTGCGCGTGCGCCTGGGCGTGGCCCGGCCCCGGGTGGCGGTGCTCTCCAATGGAGAGGAGCCGTCGAAGGGGACGCCCCTGACGCGGGAGGCGAGCGACCTGTTGCGCCAGTCCGACCTGGACTTCGCCGGCTACGTGGAGGGCAAGGACCTGTTCTCCGGCGACGTGCAGGTGGTGGTGACGGACGGCTTCACCGGGAATGTCGTCCTGAAGACATCCGAGGGCGTGGGCATGGGCGTCATCGGCCTGTTGCGTCAGGCCATCGAGAAGCGCGGTGGCCTGTCGGAGAAGCTGGGGGCGCTGCTGCTCCAGAAGGCCCTGGCGGGCCTGCGCCGCGTGGTGGACTACGCCGAGTACGGCGGGGCGCCGCTGCTCGGGATTCGAGGGGTGGGCATCGTGGCCCATGGCCGCTCCTCGCCCCGGGCCATTCACAACGCGCTGGGGGCCGCGCTCGCGGCCGCGCAGGGGGGGCTCCAGGAGGAGCTGACGCGTTGCATTGAAAGGGCCGGCGCCTGGCTTCCTACCCACCAGAGGGGAAAAAGGGCGACAGACGAGGTTGTTTCCGATTAGAGAGCGAAGCCCGGACGTTGGGTTCCGACGAATCTCTTCCGGAGAACCCTCGTGGCAAGGATGAGGCACCTCGCAGTCCGCTCCCGGAACGTGGCCCCTTCGGAAGGGGGTGGGTCGCGGCGCATGCGCGCGTGGAGGCGGCGCGGAGGGCCGGGGCGCCCGGTGCGGGCGGACCTGTCACGGGGTGGCGCGGTGACGCGCCGGTAGCACACAGGGACCGAGTCGTATCAGGAGGCAGAGATCGCACATGGCGAAGGTCGCATTCGTGTTTCCCGGGCAGGGCAGTCAGGCCGTGGGGATGGGCAAGGACCTCTTCGAGAAGTTCCCCGAGGCCCGCGCCGTCTTCGAGGCCGTCGATGACGCGCTCGGGGAGAAGCTCTCCAACCTTTGCTTCGAGGGTCCAGAAGACGCGCTGAAGCTGACGGCGAACACGCAGCCGGCCATCCTCACGGTGTCCGTGGCGGCGCACGCGGTCTTCTCCAAGCGGGGGCCGGCGGCGGCGTTCGTGGCGGGGCACTCGCTGGGCGAGTACTCGGCGCTGGTGGCGGCGGGGGCGCTGCAACTGGGCGACGCGGCCCGGGCGGTGCGGGCGCGCGGCACCTTCATGCAGGAGGCGGTGCCCGCGGGCGTGGGCGCCATGGCGGCGGTGCTGGGGCTGGAGCCGGCGAAGGTGAAGGCGGCGTGCGACGCCGCGGCCGAGGGCCAGGTCGTCTCGCCGGCGAACTACAACTCGCCCGAGCAGACGGTGATCGCCGGCGACGCGGCGGCGGTGGAGCGCGCCGGGGCGAAGTGCAAGGAGGCGGGCGCCAAGCGTGTCATGCCCCTGCCGGTGTCCGCGCCCTTCCACTGCGCGCTGATGGAGCCGGTGAAGCCCCGGCTGGCGGCGGTGCTGGGCGGGGTGAACGTGGTCGCGCCCGCCGTGCCGGTGGTGACCAACGTGGAGGCCCGGCCCAACGCGGACGCGGCGCGGGTGGTGCCGCTCCTGCTGGAGCAGGTGAGCGCGCCGGTGCGGTGGATCGAATGCGTGGAGGCGCTGAAGGCCGAGGGCGTCACGCGCGTGGTGGAGCTGGGGCCGGGCAAGGTGCTGTGCGGCCTGGTCAAGCGCATCACCAAGGACATCGAAACCTTCAACGTCGAGGACGCCGCGAGCCTGGAGAAGGTGCTCGCGGCGCTGGGGTGAGCGCATGAGCTTCAAGGACAAGGTCGTGCTCGTGACGGGCGGCTCGCGGGGCATCGGCCGGGCCATCGCGGTGGCCTTCGCCAAGGCGGGCGCCTCCACCATCGTCATCAGCTATGCGGGCAACGAGGCGGCGGCCCAGGAGACGGTGGGCCTGCTCCAGGCGGCGGGCGCCAAGGCGGAGGCGCTGAAGTTCGACGTGTCGGACGCCACCGCCTGCGCCGCCGCCATCGAGGGGGTCGTCAAGGCGCACGGGCGGCTGGACGTGCTCGTCAACAACGCGGGCCTGGCGGTGGACGGCCTGGTCATGCGCGTGAAGGACGACGACTGGGACAAGCAGCTGGACACCAACCTGAAGGGGGCCTTCGCCCTCATCCGCGCCGCCAGCCGTCCGATGATGAAGCAGCGCGCGGGCGCCATCGTCAACGTCACCTCCGTCGTGGGGGAGATGGGCAACGTGGGACAGGCGGCCTACTCGGCCTCCAAAGCGGGCCTCATCGGGTTGACCAAGTCGGTGGCCCGGGAGCTGTCCAGCCGCAACATCCGGGTCAACGCCGTGTCGCCGGGCTTCATCGGGACGGACATGACGTCCCACCTGAGCGACGAGCTGCGCCAGAAGATGATGGAGGGCATCCCCCTGGGGCGCCTGGGCAACCCGGAGGAGGTGGCCCAGGCCGTCCTCTTCCTTTCGGGTGACGCTTCCTCCTACATCACCGGCGAGGTCCTTCGGGTCAACGGCGGCATGTACATGTAACCCAAGGTTGGATTGGCGCCGGGCGTGGGATATACCGCGCCGGCTTTCGACAGGGCTCGGGAAGCCTTCCGGGCCTTCATCTGGTTCCTGGAGGGTTCAGCACTTATGTCGACGTCCGCAATTGAGACCAAGGTCAAGGGCATCATCGCCGATCAGCTCGGGGTGGGAGAGGATGAGATTCGCCCCGAGTCGTCCTTCATCGAGGACCTTGGCGCCGACAGCCTCGACATCGTGGAGCTCGTGATGGCGATGGAAGAGGAGTTCGAGGTCGAGATCCCCGACGAGGAGGCCGAGAACATCAAGACCGTCGGCGACGCCATCAACTACATCACCACCCACAAGAAGTAGTCAGCAACACGGCGTGCCGGGGGGCGGGGCTTCGCCGCGTCGAACGCGGCGTGCCCGGCGTCCCAGGCGCCACCGGAGAGGACCGTGTCACACCGTCGAGTCGTCATCACCGGTACCGGGCTCATCTCGGCACTGGGCACAGGCACCGAGAAGAACTGGCAGACGTTGCTTGCCGGTAAGTCGGGTATCTCACCCATCACCCGCTTCGACACCGGGAAGCTCGACACGCGAATCGCCGGCGAGGTGAAGGATTTCGAGGCGGAGAAGTTCATCGACCGGCGCGAGGTGCGCCGGATGGACCTCTATGCCCAATACGCCCTGGCCGCCGCGGAGATGGCGGTGAAGGAGTCGGGGCTGCCCATCGGACCGGACGTGCCCCATGGATACACGCCGGAGAAGGTGGGCGTCATCGTGGGGTCGGGCATCGGCGGTATCGCCTCCCTCGAGGAGCAGCACCGCAAGGGCCTGGAGAAGGGGTTCGACCGGCTGTCGCCCTTCTTCATCATCCAGATGATCATCAACATGGCCCCCGGCCTCATCTCGATGAAGTACAACTGCAAGGGGCCCAACTGGGCGCCCGTCTCCGCCTGCGCGACCAGCGCCCACGCCATCGGCGAGGCCTGGAAGTCCATCAAGCTGGGAGAGACGGACGCGGCCATCGCCGGTGGGGCGGAGGCGGCCATCACCCCGCTGGGCGTGGGTGGCTTCTCCGTCATGAAGGCGCTGTCCACGCGCAACGACGACCCGACGGCGGCCAGCCGGCCCTTCGACAAGGACCGTGACGGCTTCGTCATGGGCGAGGGCGCGGGCATCCTGGTCCTCGAGGAGCTGGAGGCGGCCAAGAAGCGCGGCGCCCGCATCCTCGCGGAGCTGGTGGGCTACGGGGCCAATTCGGACGCGTACCACGTGACGCAGCCGGCGCCGGAGGGCGAGGGCGCGGCGCGGTGCATGCGCCTGGCGCTGGAGTCCGCGGGCATGCGGCCGGACCAGGTGGGCTACATCAACGCGCACGGCACCTCCACGCCGTTCAACGACGCGAACGAGACCAAGGCCATCAAGGCGGTGTTCGGCGACCACGCGCGCAAGCTGGCCGTGTCGTCGACCAAGTCCATGACGGGCCACATGCTCGGCGCGGCGGGGGGCTACGAGGGCGTCGTCAGCGCGCTGGTGCTCTCGCGCAACGCGCTGCCGCCCACCATCAACCAGACCTCGCCCGACCCGGACTGCGACCTGGACTACGTGCCCAACCAGGCGCGCGAGGCCCGGGTGGACGCGGTGATGAGCAACTCCTTCGGATTCGGCGGCACCAACGCGGTGTTGCTGTTCAAGCGGTTCTAGTCGACCGGGAGAGACCCGCGTGAAAGTCATCCTCGCTTCCGACCACGCGGGCCTGGAGCTCCGCCAGGAGCTCGTGTCCGCGCTGAAGGAGCGTGGCGTGTCCCACGAGGACGTGGGGCCCGTCACGCGGGACTCGGTGGACTATCCGGACTTCGCCGCTCGCGTGTCGCGGGCGGTGGCCTCCGGCGAGGCGACGCTGGGCGTGCTGGTGTGCGGGACGGGCATCGGCATGAGCATCGTCGCCAACAAGCACCGGGGCGTGCGTGCGGCCCTGTGCACCACGGAGTTCGAGGCCCGCATGGCGCGGGCCCACAATGACGCCAACGTGCTGTGCCTGGGCCAGCGCGTGGTGGGGGCCGGCGTGGGCCGGGCCATCCTGGAGGCGTTCCTCGCCACGCCCTTCGAGGGCGGGCGCCACGAGCGCCGCGTGCAGATGATTCGCGAGGCCGAGTCCCAGGGCTAGCGGCCGTCGCACCCTTTTTCGTTGGAGGAGATCAGCCATGGAGAACACCCGCACCCTCGCCGAGGTGGACCCGGAGATCGCCAGCACCATCCGGCACGAGACGCAGCGGCAGGAAGAGGGCCTGGAGCTGATCGCCTCCGAGAACTTCGTCAGCCCCGCGGTGCTGGAGGCGGTGGGCTCCGTGCTCACCAACAAGTACGCGGAGGGCTACCCCGGCAAGCGCTACTACGGCGGCTGCGAGGTGGTGGACGTGGTGGAGAACCTGGCGCTCGCCCGCGCGAAGGAGCTGTTCGGCGCGGACTTCGTCAACGTCCAGGCCCACTCCGGCAGCCAGGCGAACATGGGCGCGTACATGGCGCTCATGAAGCCGGGTGACACCATGCTGTCGCTGGACCTCAACTCCGGCGGCCACCTCACCCACGGCGCGGCCTTCAACTTCTCCGGCAAGCTCTACAAGGTCGTCCACTACGGCCTGTCGCGCGACACGGAGACCATCGACTTCGCGCAGGTGCAGGCGCTGGCCCAGGAGCACAAGCCCAAGGTCATCGTCGTGGGCGCCAGCGCCTACCCGCGCACGCTCGACTTCGCGAAGTTCCGGGAGATCGCCGACGCGGTGGGCGCGGCGGTGATGGTGGACATGGCGCACATCGCGGGCCTGGTGGCCGCGGGCGTGCACCCCTCGCCGGTGCCCTTCGCGGACATCGTCACCACCACGACGCACAAGACGCTGCGCGGCCCGCGCGGCGGCATGGTGATGGGGCGCGACGCGTACGCCAAGTCCATCAACAGCCAGATCTTCCCCGGCATCCAGGGCGGCCCGCTGATGCACGTCATCGCCGGCAAGGCGGTGGCCTTCCGCGAGGCGCTGACGCCGGAGTTCAAGGCGTACCAGCGGCAGATCGTCGCCAACGCGCAGGCGCTGGCGGAGGCGCTGAAGAAGGCGGGCCTGCGGCTGACGTCGGGCGGCACCGACAACCACCTGATGCTGGTGGACCTGCGCCCCAAGCAGCTCACGGGCAAGGTGGCCGAGGGCGTGCTCGACAAGGCCGGCATCACCGTGAACAAGAACATGATTCCGTTCGACCCGGAGAAGCCCATGGTGACCTCCGGCGTGCGCGTGGGCACGCCCGCGCTCACCACGCGCGGCATGCGCGAGGCGGACATGGCGGTGGTGGGCAGGCTCATCGGCGAGGCGCTGGACCATGCGCAGGACGACGCGGCGCTCGCGCGCATCAAGGGGCAGGTGAAGGAGCTGGCCCAGGGCTTCCCGCTGTACGCCTCGCGGCTGAAGTAGCCGCGCGCGTCGCACGCACGTCCCCTCCTCCATGCGTTGCCCCTTCTGCCAGGACGCCGAGAACAAGGTCATCGACTCGCGCGAGTCGCACGAGGGGTCCGTCATCCGCCGGCGCCGTGAGTGCCTCGCGTGCAAGCGCCGCTTCACGACGTACGAGCGGGTGGAGGAGCTCTACCCGCTCATCGTGAAGAAGGACGGGCGGCGCGAGGCGTTCGACCGGGAGAAGATCGTCAGCGGCCTGAAGAAGGCCTGCGAGAAGCGGCCGGTGTCCGCCGACCAGCTCGAGGAGACGGTGGTCGCCATCGAGCGGCTCCTGCAGGGCACCGGCGAGAAGGAGATGGCCTCGTCGGTCATCGGCGAGGAGGTCATGCGCCGGCTGCAGCAGCTGGACGAGGTGGCCTACGTGCGCTTCGCGTCCGTGTACCGCAGCTTCCGGGACATCTCCGAGTTCATGCACGAGCTGAAGGACCTGCTTGAGGACCAGGAGCGGGAGCGCAAGGCGAAGCCCCCGCTGTCACCGGGCCGGGGCGGCTGAAGGGAAGAACGATGCGGCTGCTGACGCGGGCGAGGTTGGAGGCCACCCGGGCTCCCCGGGCGAAGCGGGCGGCGGACTTCGACCGCGCGGTGGCCGAGTTCTTCATGCGCATCGCGCTGGAGGAGGCGGCCAAGGGCCTGGGCCGCACCAGCCCCAACCCGGTGGTGGGCGCGGTGCTGGTGAAGGGCGGCCGCATCATCGCGCGCGGCTACCACAAGAAGGCCGGTACGGCGCACGCGGAGGTGGTGGCCCTGGAGGCCGCCGGCGCGCGCGCCCGGGGCGCGGACCTCTACTCGACGCTGGAGCCGTGCGACCACTACGGCCGCACCCCCCCGTGCAGCATGGCCATCATCGAGGCCGGCGTGCGGCGGGTCATCTGCGGTTCGGCGGACCCCAACCCCAAGGTGAGCGGCAAGGGCGTGGCCCGGATGCGGCGCGCCGGGCTGAAGGTGGTGACGGGCGTCCTCCAGGAGGAGGCGGACCAGCTCAACCGGCCCTTCTTCAAGGCCATCCGCACGGGCCTGCCCTGGGTGACCCTGAAGGCCGCGGCGACGCTGGACGGCAAGCTGGCCACGGCGACGGGGGACTCGCGCTGGGTGACGGGCGAGAAGGCCCGCGCCTGGGTCCACCGCCTGCGCGACTCCGTGGACGCCATCCTCGTGGGCGCCAACACCGTGCGCCACGACGACCCCAAGCTCACCACGCGGCTTCCGGGCGGCGGCGGCAAGGACCCGCTGCGCGTGGTGGTGGACAGCCACCTGCGGCTGTCGCCGGGCTACACCGTCTTCACCCAGAAGAGCCCCGCGCGCACCATCGTCGCCACCCTCGAGGACCCGGAGGGCCGCAAGGCCCGGCGCTTCCTCGCCCAGGGCGTGGAGGTGTGGCAGGTGCGCGAGAAGAAGGGCCGGGTGGACCTCAAGGCCGTGCTGCGCCGGCTGAACATGGAGGGCCTGAACCACGTGCTCGTCGAGGGCGGGGCGCAGATGTACGGCTCCTTCCTGCGCGAGCGCCTGGCGGACGAGCTGGTCCTGTTCCTGGCCCCCAAGCTGCTGGGCCGCGAGGGCCTGTCCTGGGCGGGCGACCTGGGCGTGAAGGAGATGGCCCAGGCCCTGTCCGTCAAGGACCTGACCTTCGAGCAGGTGGGACAGGACGTCCTGCTCCGCTCCCTGCTGTAGGTCTAATGGCGCCGGCGCTCGCCGGCGGGGCGGCGGGCGGGTGGGTGCGTTATAGCTCCCACCCATGTTCACCGGACTCATTCAGGACATTGGCCACGTGGAGCGCGTCATCCCCGGGGGGATGACGGACCTGTGGATTCGCACGTCCCTGGGCGCCTCGTCCTTCGCGCTGGGCGAGTCCATCGCCGTGGATGGCGCCTGCCTCACGGTGGTGGAGCGCGCGGGGGAGGCGTTCCGGGTCCAGGCCGCGCCGGAGACGCTGCGGCGCACGACGCTGGACGCGGTGCGGCCGGGCGACCGGGTCAACCTGGAGCGGGCGCTGGCGCTGGGGGACCGGCTGGGCGGGCACCTGGTCTCCGGGCACGTGGACCAGGTCAGCCAGGTGCTGGAGACCTACCCGGAGGGCGGCTCGTGGGTGATGGTGTTCGGCCTGCCGGCGGAGCTGGCGCCCTACTTCATCGAGAAGGGCTCGGTGGCCATCGACGGCATCAGCCTCACCGTCAACTCCGTGGGGGCGGACCGCTTCGGCGTGCAGCTCATCCCGGAGACCCAGGAGCGCACCACGCTGCGGGCCAAGCAGGTGGGGGCCCGGGTGAACCTGGAGGCGGACCCCATTGGCAAGTACGTGGCCCGGCTGTTCCTGCTCCAGCGGGGGCAGGGGGGCGTCCCGGGAGGGAGCGGGCTGACGGAGGCGGCTGTCCGGGCGGCGGGCTTCGGAACGCCGTAGCAGGCGACGCCGGGGCACAGGTGGTGTAGGAAGCCCCGCATGCCTCGCTACATCGAAGGTGACTTTTTGCCCCCCAAGGGCCGCTTCGCCATCTGCGTGGCCCGCTTCAACGGCTTCATCACCGAGGAGCTGGCCAAGGGTGCCGTGGACACGCTGCTGCGCCACGGCGTCGCGGACGCCGACGTGGACGTGTACCGCTGCCCCGGCACCTATGAGCTGCCCGGCCTCGTGCGCCGCGTCGCCGAATCGCGCCAGTACGCGGGCGTCGTCGCCCTGGGCGCCGTCATCCGCGGCGGCACGCCCCACTTCGACTACGTGGCGGGGGAGTGCGCCAAGGGCATCGGCTCGGTGGCCTTCGACGCGGCGGCCGCCAGCCCCGCGACGTCCGTCACCTTCGGCGTGCTCACCACGGACACCGTGGAGCAGGCCATCGACCGGGCGGGCGTGAAGGCGGGCAACAAGGGCGCGGAGGCCACGCTGGCCTGTATCGAAATGGTCAACCTGTTCTCGCGCATGGCCACCCTCGACGGGAAGAAGGGCTGACCATGGGCGCGCGCAGAACGGGACGTGAGCGTGCGTTGCAGGCGCTCTACCAGCTGGAGATGACCCCGAGCTCGTCCGCCCTGGACGCCCTGGAGTCGGCCTGGACGGCCTCCGAGGAGAAGGAGAGCGCCAAGCGCGACCCGGACGCGGTGCGCTTCGCCCGCGAGCTGGTGGAGGGCGTGCAGTCCCACCGCGCGGAGATCGACCGGCTCATCGAGGCGCACAGCCACAACTGGCGCCTGGACCGCATGTCGCGCATCGACCGCAACGTGCTGCGCGTGGGCATCTTCGAGCTGAAGTACCGGCCGGACATCCCTCGCAAGGTCACCATCAACGAGGCGGTGGAGCTGGGGAAGAACTTCGGGACCGAGGAGTCCAGCGCCTTCGTCAACGGCCTGC from Myxococcus stipitatus includes:
- the nrdR gene encoding transcriptional regulator NrdR, with amino-acid sequence MRCPFCQDAENKVIDSRESHEGSVIRRRRECLACKRRFTTYERVEELYPLIVKKDGRREAFDREKIVSGLKKACEKRPVSADQLEETVVAIERLLQGTGEKEMASSVIGEEVMRRLQQLDEVAYVRFASVYRSFRDISEFMHELKDLLEDQERERKAKPPLSPGRGG
- the ribD gene encoding bifunctional diaminohydroxyphosphoribosylaminopyrimidine deaminase/5-amino-6-(5-phosphoribosylamino)uracil reductase RibD; the protein is MRLLTRARLEATRAPRAKRAADFDRAVAEFFMRIALEEAAKGLGRTSPNPVVGAVLVKGGRIIARGYHKKAGTAHAEVVALEAAGARARGADLYSTLEPCDHYGRTPPCSMAIIEAGVRRVICGSADPNPKVSGKGVARMRRAGLKVVTGVLQEEADQLNRPFFKAIRTGLPWVTLKAAATLDGKLATATGDSRWVTGEKARAWVHRLRDSVDAILVGANTVRHDDPKLTTRLPGGGGKDPLRVVVDSHLRLSPGYTVFTQKSPARTIVATLEDPEGRKARRFLAQGVEVWQVREKKGRVDLKAVLRRLNMEGLNHVLVEGGAQMYGSFLRERLADELVLFLAPKLLGREGLSWAGDLGVKEMAQALSVKDLTFEQVGQDVLLRSLL
- a CDS encoding riboflavin synthase, encoding MFTGLIQDIGHVERVIPGGMTDLWIRTSLGASSFALGESIAVDGACLTVVERAGEAFRVQAAPETLRRTTLDAVRPGDRVNLERALALGDRLGGHLVSGHVDQVSQVLETYPEGGSWVMVFGLPAELAPYFIEKGSVAIDGISLTVNSVGADRFGVQLIPETQERTTLRAKQVGARVNLEADPIGKYVARLFLLQRGQGGVPGGSGLTEAAVRAAGFGTP
- the ribE gene encoding 6,7-dimethyl-8-ribityllumazine synthase; protein product: MPRYIEGDFLPPKGRFAICVARFNGFITEELAKGAVDTLLRHGVADADVDVYRCPGTYELPGLVRRVAESRQYAGVVALGAVIRGGTPHFDYVAGECAKGIGSVAFDAAAASPATSVTFGVLTTDTVEQAIDRAGVKAGNKGAEATLACIEMVNLFSRMATLDGKKG
- the nusB gene encoding transcription antitermination factor NusB; this encodes MGARRTGRERALQALYQLEMTPSSSALDALESAWTASEEKESAKRDPDAVRFARELVEGVQSHRAEIDRLIEAHSHNWRLDRMSRIDRNVLRVGIFELKYRPDIPRKVTINEAVELGKNFGTEESSAFVNGLLDRVAVALNKA